The following proteins are co-located in the Acinetobacter sp. NCu2D-2 genome:
- a CDS encoding outer membrane protein assembly factor BamD encodes MSLPHYKMTMLALTIGVASAMVGCSSNPKKEVVDKGPQASEQVYIQKAQKALDKKQYSDAAQQLQALETYFPTSQYAQQAQLELLYVKFQQKDYEGAVALADRFIRLNPQHPNVDYAYYVRGVANMEQNYNGLLRYTSLKQAHRDVSYIKVAYQNFVDFIRRFPSSEYAVDAAQRMKFIGQELAEHEMNAARFNIKRKAWLAAVERSQWVIEHYPQTPQTPEALATIAYGYDKLGDKATAQQYVDILKLNYPNLVKADGSVDFRAARSEASFFNRATLGILGSGAKTTAEDDVKSETNQAEKRSLTNRMTFGLLDRPKSAE; translated from the coding sequence ATGTCGCTACCACATTATAAGATGACAATGCTTGCGCTAACAATCGGTGTAGCATCGGCAATGGTAGGCTGTAGCAGTAATCCAAAAAAAGAAGTCGTGGATAAAGGTCCACAAGCTAGTGAACAAGTTTATATTCAAAAAGCACAAAAAGCGCTTGATAAAAAACAATATTCAGATGCTGCGCAACAGTTACAAGCGTTGGAAACATATTTCCCAACCAGTCAATATGCACAGCAAGCACAACTTGAATTGCTCTATGTAAAATTCCAACAAAAAGATTATGAAGGTGCTGTAGCACTCGCAGATCGTTTTATTCGCTTGAATCCACAGCATCCAAATGTGGACTATGCTTACTACGTGCGTGGCGTAGCGAATATGGAACAAAACTACAACGGTTTACTACGTTATACATCGCTTAAACAAGCACACCGTGATGTGAGCTATATCAAAGTTGCTTACCAAAACTTTGTCGACTTTATCCGTCGCTTCCCTTCAAGTGAATATGCGGTTGATGCTGCACAGCGTATGAAGTTTATCGGTCAGGAACTAGCTGAACATGAAATGAATGCAGCACGTTTTAATATTAAACGTAAAGCATGGCTAGCTGCTGTTGAACGCTCACAATGGGTCATTGAACACTACCCACAAACACCACAAACACCAGAAGCATTGGCAACCATTGCTTATGGTTATGACAAACTCGGTGATAAAGCAACAGCACAACAATATGTCGACATTTTAAAACTGAACTACCCGAATCTAGTTAAAGCAGATGGCAGTGTCGACTTCCGTGCAGCACGCAGTGAAGCAAGCTTCTTTAACCGTGCGACATTGGGTATTTTAGGTTCAGGTGCAAAAACCACTGCTGAAGATGATGTGAAATCTGAAACAAACCAAGCAGAGAAGCGTAGTTTGACCAATCGCATGACTTTTGGTTTGTTAGATCGACCAAAATCTGCTGAGTAA